A region of Pirellulales bacterium DNA encodes the following proteins:
- the pth gene encoding aminoacyl-tRNA hydrolase — MKLVVGLGNPGRKYDGTRHNVGYMVLAELSRRAGSPGVKKAFQGELADLSIGSERVLLLWPHTYMNRSGASLLAARDFYKLDNNDVLVVCDDFNLPLGKLRCRPQGSAGGQKGLADVIRVLGTEEVPRLRVGIGEAPQGWNAADFVLARFTKQDQPIVDEAMVRASEGVETWVRHGIQKCMNEFN, encoded by the coding sequence ATGAAATTGGTAGTTGGACTGGGAAATCCGGGCCGCAAGTACGACGGGACCCGGCACAACGTGGGCTATATGGTGCTGGCCGAGTTATCGCGCCGCGCTGGCAGTCCCGGGGTGAAGAAGGCCTTTCAGGGCGAGCTGGCCGATCTCTCGATCGGTTCCGAGCGCGTCCTGTTGCTGTGGCCCCACACGTACATGAATCGCAGTGGCGCCAGCCTGTTGGCGGCGCGCGATTTTTACAAGCTGGACAATAACGATGTGCTGGTCGTGTGTGACGATTTCAACCTGCCACTGGGCAAGTTGCGCTGTCGTCCGCAGGGGTCGGCCGGTGGGCAAAAGGGGCTGGCCGACGTCATTCGCGTGCTGGGGACCGAAGAGGTGCCGCGGTTGCGAGTTGGGATTGGCGAGGCTCCGCAGGGCTGGAACGCGGCCGACTTCGTGCTGGCCCGCTTTACGAAGCAGGATCAGCCGATCGTGGACGAGGCAATGGTGCGAGCGTCCGAAGGGGTCGAAACCTGGGTCCGCCACGGCATCCAGAAGTGCATGAACGAATTCAACTAG
- a CDS encoding ribose-phosphate pyrophosphokinase: MNGLKIFSGRANPALARRICEYLGLPIGAISMGNFPDGEISCKIDEDVRGRDVFLVQPTCPPVNDNLMELLIMIESCKRASAERVTAVMPYYGYARQDRKDEGRVPITAKLVANLITRAGADRVLTMDLHAAQIQGFFDVPVDHLYAAPVLNDYFLKMGIDEDEMVVVSPDEGSIKRALGHAKRLGGRLAIVDKRRSSAEKTRQENIIGGPVAGKVALMFDDMISTAGSICGAAQKLHDAGAKKIFVAATHGVLCGGAVERLQASPIEGLVITDTIPLSVSQSEKGSSKISVLTVAPLLGEAIKRIHRNESVSRLFV; this comes from the coding sequence ATGAACGGCTTGAAAATCTTCAGCGGCCGGGCCAATCCAGCGCTCGCCCGGCGTATTTGCGAGTACCTGGGTCTGCCGATCGGCGCCATCTCGATGGGGAATTTCCCGGACGGGGAGATCTCGTGCAAAATCGATGAGGACGTTCGCGGGCGTGACGTGTTCCTGGTGCAGCCGACTTGCCCGCCAGTGAACGACAATTTGATGGAACTCTTGATCATGATCGAGAGTTGCAAGCGCGCGAGCGCCGAGCGTGTGACCGCGGTGATGCCTTATTACGGCTACGCCCGACAGGACCGCAAAGACGAAGGGCGCGTGCCGATCACGGCCAAGCTGGTGGCCAACCTGATCACGCGCGCCGGCGCCGATCGTGTGCTGACGATGGATTTGCACGCGGCCCAGATTCAGGGCTTTTTCGACGTTCCCGTCGATCACTTGTACGCGGCGCCGGTGCTGAACGACTACTTCCTGAAGATGGGGATCGACGAGGACGAGATGGTCGTCGTCAGCCCCGATGAAGGGAGCATCAAGCGTGCCCTGGGGCATGCCAAGCGCCTGGGCGGCCGGCTGGCGATCGTCGACAAGCGCCGCAGCAGCGCCGAAAAGACACGCCAGGAAAACATCATCGGCGGACCCGTGGCCGGTAAGGTGGCCCTGATGTTCGACGATATGATCAGCACCGCCGGCAGCATCTGCGGCGCTGCCCAGAAGCTGCACGACGCCGGGGCGAAGAAGATCTTCGTCGCCGCGACGCACGGCGTGCTGTGCGGCGGGGCGGTCGAGCGCCTGCAGGCATCACCGATCGAAGGGCTGGTCATCACGGACACAATTCCGCTATCGGTCTCGCAATCGGAAAAGGGATCCTCGAAGATCAGCGTGCTGACCGTAGCGCCACTGCTGGGCGAGGCGATCAAGCGAATTCACCGCAACGAGTCGGTCAGCCGGCTGTTTGTATAA
- the rpsF gene encoding 30S ribosomal protein S6: MAENAYEGLFIFDSNRYARDPAGVSGQITAMVEKYKGKILASRLWEERRLAYPINGQRKGTYWLTYFRLESTDLEAMRRDCQINETILRELILKVDARIVDALVAHTQAATDASKTRRTTPATPSPAVAAAVDVEVPDLGNAPE; this comes from the coding sequence TTGGCCGAAAACGCATACGAAGGGCTCTTCATTTTCGACTCGAACCGCTACGCCCGCGATCCGGCAGGTGTGTCGGGTCAGATTACGGCGATGGTGGAGAAGTACAAAGGGAAGATCCTGGCTAGCCGGTTGTGGGAGGAACGTCGCCTGGCGTATCCGATCAACGGTCAGCGCAAGGGAACTTACTGGCTGACATATTTCCGGTTGGAAAGCACGGACCTCGAGGCGATGCGCCGCGATTGCCAAATCAACGAAACGATCTTGCGCGAGTTGATCCTGAAGGTCGACGCACGCATTGTCGACGCGCTGGTGGCACACACGCAGGCAGCGACCGATGCATCCAAAACCCGTCGCACCACGCCCGCCACACCCAGTCCGGCCGTCGCGGCCGCGGTCGATGTCGAAGTTCCGGACCTGGGCAACGCTCCCGAGTA
- a CDS encoding 50S ribosomal protein L25 produces the protein MSEALKVEKREAHGKRNNRRLRSAGSVPVVLYGHGEESLSLKVADVQLRAALRHGARVVDLEGAVKEKAFIRELQWDAFGTTVLHVDLTRVSADERLQIEVPVILRGEAPGVKDGGHLEQPLHSVEIECLAIAIPEKLELRVGGLKLDDFLRASDIELPQGVVLITDPETVIVHCALAKDESEEGEGGESAEPEIIGRKAEDEEGGADE, from the coding sequence ATGTCGGAAGCATTGAAGGTTGAAAAACGTGAGGCCCATGGCAAACGCAACAATCGCCGGTTGCGCAGCGCCGGCAGCGTGCCGGTTGTCCTGTACGGGCATGGTGAAGAATCGCTGAGCCTGAAAGTGGCCGATGTTCAGCTCCGCGCGGCACTGCGTCATGGGGCGCGGGTCGTTGATCTGGAAGGAGCAGTCAAGGAAAAGGCCTTTATCCGCGAGCTGCAATGGGATGCGTTCGGCACGACTGTGCTGCACGTCGATCTGACCCGCGTTTCGGCGGATGAACGTCTGCAGATCGAGGTGCCGGTCATCCTGCGTGGTGAAGCCCCGGGCGTGAAAGACGGCGGACATCTCGAGCAGCCTTTGCACTCGGTCGAGATCGAATGCCTGGCGATCGCGATTCCGGAAAAGCTGGAACTGCGTGTCGGTGGGCTGAAGCTCGACGATTTCCTGCGTGCCAGCGACATCGAATTGCCACAGGGGGTCGTGCTTATCACCGATCCGGAAACGGTGATCGTCCACTGTGCCCTGGCCAAGGACGAGTCCGAGGAAGGCGAAGGGGGCGAGTCGGCCGAACCCGAGATCATCGGACGCAAGGCCGAGGACGAAGAGGGGGGCGCCGACGAATAG